In the genome of Thermococcus sp., one region contains:
- a CDS encoding NAD-dependent epimerase/dehydratase family protein: MKALITGGAGFIGSHLVDRLVESGWKVRVLDDLSAGSLENVERWLESERFKFIKGDMRDPGVVEEAVEEVDVIFHLAANPEVRIGAQSPELLYETNVLITYNLLNAMRDSGVKYLVFTSSSTVYGDAEVIPTPEDYAPLEPISVYGGAKLAAEALISGYAHTFGFKALIFRLANIIGERSNHGVIYDFIHKLRRNPEELEILGDGTQRKSYLHVGDTVEGMLQIFEHFRKEDKTVDFYNLGNDDWITVREIAEIVGEEMGLRPKFRFTGGVDGGRGWKGDVKLMRLSIEKAKKTGWKPKLNSYEAVRRTVRELLD, translated from the coding sequence ATGAAGGCTCTTATCACGGGTGGTGCTGGCTTTATAGGCTCCCACCTCGTCGATAGGCTGGTGGAATCCGGCTGGAAGGTCCGCGTCCTCGACGACCTAAGCGCAGGCAGTCTGGAGAACGTTGAGCGGTGGCTCGAGAGCGAACGCTTTAAGTTCATTAAAGGAGACATGAGGGATCCTGGAGTCGTTGAAGAGGCCGTTGAAGAGGTCGATGTCATCTTCCACCTAGCTGCCAATCCGGAGGTCAGAATCGGCGCCCAGAGCCCCGAACTGCTCTACGAGACAAACGTTCTCATAACCTACAACCTCCTCAACGCGATGAGGGATTCCGGCGTCAAATACTTGGTGTTCACGAGCTCATCAACGGTTTACGGCGATGCGGAGGTGATCCCCACCCCAGAGGACTACGCCCCTCTGGAGCCGATAAGCGTCTACGGGGGAGCGAAGTTAGCGGCCGAAGCTTTGATAAGTGGCTACGCTCATACCTTTGGTTTCAAGGCTCTAATATTTCGCCTGGCTAACATAATCGGGGAGCGCTCCAACCACGGCGTCATCTACGACTTCATCCACAAGCTGAGGAGGAATCCGGAGGAGCTCGAGATACTTGGTGACGGAACGCAGAGGAAGAGCTACCTTCACGTGGGCGACACCGTTGAGGGAATGCTCCAGATCTTCGAGCACTTCAGGAAAGAGGATAAAACGGTGGACTTCTACAACCTCGGCAACGATGACTGGATCACCGTGAGGGAGATAGCGGAGATAGTGGGTGAGGAGATGGGGCTGAGGCCAAAGTTCCGCTTCACGGGCGGCGTTGACGGCGGCCGCGGCTGGAAAGGAGATGTAAAACTAATGCGCCTGAGCATAGAGAAAGCCAAGAAAACTGGCTGGAAACCAAAGCTGAACAGCTACGAGGCCGTTAGGAGAACCGTGAGAGAGCTTCTGGAC